From a single Cotesia glomerata isolate CgM1 linkage group LG6, MPM_Cglom_v2.3, whole genome shotgun sequence genomic region:
- the LOC123266840 gene encoding piggyBac transposable element-derived protein 4-like encodes MNTRSRTRRASEVNALYEAADVFDDEESESETESVFEVQHNESDEDGSEEEQVEAVESKSSSNESESIPSTSGKRKRGRPSYLRGKNNYKWSLNIPDRRGKRAHTAYTATPIGPASRVTSPLEAWNVFFDEEILKIILKYTNQEITRKIVDYNRRNIQIKSHHKEVDMDELKATVGLLYFSGLHKTNHTSVESLWSPYGMSLFRTTMAVNRFKFIILCIRFDDKSTRKERKADDPFANIREIWDKFINNCKNNYQPDSKCTIDEQLLSFHGRCRFRMYLPAKPDKYGLKVVTLNDSTTHYLFNAIPYCGAVTDKDRNESVPSYYVRKLSEPIYNTGRNITCDRWFTSIPICDKLLDEYNLTMVGTINKNKPEIPASFKIVKPQDDKIRFAYNDKKILVSFNPKGKKIVLLLSSYHHSARIDSDTGKPEIVTFFNKTKGGIDSFDKKCHDFTTARKTLRWPMRYFYGMLDQANVNSFIIYNLISSNKTITRNDYILDLSLSLIKPFLIRRLQLPTLQTTLRSQIEAFLDYKDLPETEDPRDLIADNKLEKYKRCGFCPSSLDRKTCYKCLKCDIPMCKEHTAKICEKCSLKLYS; translated from the coding sequence ATGAATACACGTTCTCGTACTCGCCGTGCGTCTGAAGTAAACGCATTATATGAGGCTGCAGATGTTTTTGACGACGAAGAAAGTGAAAGCGAGACTGAATCAGTTTTTGAAGTGCAGCATAATGAGAGTGATGAAGACGGAAGCGAAGAAGAGCAGGTAGAAGCTGTTGAAAGTAAGTCATCAAGCAATGAGTCTGAATCAATACCTAGTACATCAGGCAAGAGGAAACGTGGTCGACCAAGCTATCTGCGTggcaaaaataattacaaatggTCTCTCAACATACCTGATAGACGGGGTAAGCGTGCTCATACGGCATATACTGCAACTCCGATAGGCCCAGCAAGCAGAGTTACGAGCCCATTAGAAGCTTGGAATGTGTTTTTTgatgaagaaattttgaaaattattttaaaatatacaaatcAAGAAATAACACGGAAAATCGTAGATTATAATAGaagaaatattcaaataaaatcacATCATAAAGAAGTAGATATGGATGAATTGAAAGCCACTGTAggattgttatatttttctggTTTGCACAAAACAAATCATACTAGTGTAGAATCTTTATGGTCACCTTATGGAATGTCTCTTTTCAGAACCACAATGGCTGTAAAcagatttaaatttataattttatgtattagATTTGATGATAAGAGTACACGAAAAGAAAGAAAAGCAGATGACCCATTTGCAAATATCAGAGAAATTTGGGACAAATTCATAAACAattgcaaaaataattatcagccTGATTCTAAATGTACAATAGATGAACAATTGCTTTCTTTTCATGGCAGATGCCGTTTTAGAATGTATTTACCAGCTAAACCAGATAAATATGGTCTCAAAGTTGTAACTTTGAATGACTCTACAACACATTATTTATTCAACGCTATTCCTTATTGTGGCGCAGTAACTGATAAAGATCGTAATGAATCAGTGCCATCTTattatgtcagaaaattgTCAGAACCAATTTACAATACAGGTAGAAATATAACGTGTGATAGATGGTTCACATCCATTCCCATATGTGACAAATTATTAGATGAATACAATTTAACAATGGTTGggacaattaataaaaataaaccagAAATTCCAGCTtcgtttaaaattgtaaaaccCCAAGATGATAAAATCCGGTTCGCATATAATGATAAGAAAATTCTTGTTTCGTTTAATCCTAAAGGCAAAAAgattgtattattattgtctTCATATCATCATAGTGCTAGAATCGATTCAGACACTGGAAAGCCAGAAAttgtaacattttttaataagacaAAAGGAGGAATTGATAGTTTcgataaaaaatgccatgatTTTACGACTGCTCGAAAAACCCTGAGATGGCCAATGCGCTATTTTTATGGAATGCTGGACCAAGCTAATGTGAAttctttcattatttataatttaataagtagTAATAAAACGATAACTCGGAATGATTATATTTTAGATCTATCTTTATCTCTTATTAAGCCATTTTTGATAAGAAGACTTCAACTGCCTACTTTACAAACGACATTACGCTCACAAATAGAAGCTTTCCTAGATTATAAAGATTTACCTGAAACAGAAGACCCTAGAGATTTGATAGCTGACAATAAACTAGAAAAATATAAGCGATGTGGATTTTGTCCCAGTTCATTAGACCGAAAAACATGTTATAAGTGTTTAAAATGTGATATTCCAATGTGTAAAGAACATACAGCcaaaatttgtgaaaaatgTAGCTTGAAGTtatattcttaa
- the LOC123267033 gene encoding uncharacterized protein LOC123267033, which yields MFRNQFKMGANEKKILQKICIFIVKFYVKIWFTAPNAINAPNSDLQLVKDLIDYRKIHPEIANAALDKLSRHLWYLHENLACLALFDETVSVEEKVKIVQKINSQVAVKKPNKRLSVAYEEITSLSEKNISDFVNPNSLFIFEQFELPYEFFHTDPSLWESNLEYKRCYDTFKKLKVVNDTAERGVALAESFNEVLTYNEDERQRIFQTVQHHQSQYTSCKKSQYIDNELI from the coding sequence atgtttagaAACCAGTTTAAAATGGGagcaaacgaaaaaaaaattttgcagaaaatatgtattttcatcgtaaaattttatgtaaaaatatggtTTACTGCTCCTAATGCAATAAATGCTCCAAACTCGGATTTGCAATTAGTAAAAGATCTTATTGACTACAGAAAAATACATCCAGAAATTGCAAATGCAGCACTCGATAAATTGTCTCGGCATTTGTGGTACTTACACGAAAATCTTGCTTGTTTAGCTCTTTTTGATGAAACTGTGTCAGTAGAAGAAAAAGTAAAGAtcgtacaaaaaataaattcccagGTAGCGGTCAAAAAGCCTAATAAACGTTTATCAGTCGCTTATGAAGAAATAACGTCGTTATCTGAGAAAAACATAAGCGATTTTGTTAATCCAAActcgttgtttatttttgagcaATTTGAGCTCCcctatgaattttttcatacagaTCCAAGTTTGTGGGAATCAAATCTTGAGTATAAACGATGTTATGATacattcaaaaagttaaaagtagTAAACGATACTGCGGAAAGAGGAGTAGCGCTAGCCGAAAGTTTTAATGAAGTATTGACTTATAACGAAGATGAAAgacaaagaatttttcaaactgtTCAGCACCATCAATCTCAATACACATCGTGTAAAAAATCACAATATATTGACAATGAATTAATCTAA
- the LOC123266673 gene encoding 39S ribosomal protein L38, mitochondrial, with protein sequence MSSRLFNYLKNDLLVINYQQLRHGHKIRGKPPGVARTLKQRLEEMRRTDPELDFKVDIGFKPIKLSRRETTTSYMEYVKEVRKNPELEKKSRRKELILDLEEIKKDWSITIAPYQIKTIAEHYNIFSDLFGDAYFYPSLPMDIKYDNNDEFIPTVHRGNLLKASDTQQVPKINYKAAPDSLWTLLLTTPDANFTSRELEYCHWFIGNIPGNNIDKGDLLIDYMRPIPPMGIGLCRYIFILYKQDKQIDFSEYHKEVPCLELEKRNWKTIDFYRKYQDIITPASLAFFQTEWDQSLQDFYHHTLKMKSPKFEYDFPPPYVRPQEWFPIRQPFNLYMDRYRDPKDINKDFLMKKLQKTHPFKGPERPLKYPRAYAFDRDMPSWLKLELSKEQLKQGRINDIE encoded by the exons ATGTCTAGTagactatttaattatttaaaaaacgatTTACTAGTCATTAATTATCAACAACTCCGACATGGACATAAAATTCGAGGTAAACCTCCTGGAGTGGCAAGAACTCTCAAACAACGTTTAGAAg aaatgagGCGTACGGATCCGGAATTGGATTTCAAAGTTGATATTGGATTTAAGCCGATAAAATTATCAAGGAGGGAAACTACTACGAGTTATATGGAATATGTTAAGGAAGTGCGAAAAAATCCagagttagaaaaaaaatcgcgtAGAAAAGaat TGATACTTGATTTGGAGGAAATAAAAAAGGACTGGTCGATCACAATAGCACCTTACCAAATAAAAACCATTGCTGAACACTACAACATTTTCTCTGATTTATTCGGAGATGCATACTTCTACCCCTCACTACCGATGGATATCAAATATGATAACAACGATGAATTTATTCCAACAGTCCACCgaggtaatttattaaaagcaTCAGATACCCAACAAGTGCCTAAAATAAACTACAAAGCAGCACCTGATTCTCTTTGGACTTTGTTGCTCACTACACCTGATGCTAATTTTACAAGCAGGGAACTTGAATATTGTCATTGGTTCAT TGGGAATATACCGGGAAATAATATCGACAAAGGCGATCTTTTGATTGATTATATGAGACCTATCCCTCCTATGGGAATCGGATTGTgcagatatatttttattctgtataaGCAAGATAAACAGATAGATTTTTCTGAATATCACAAGGAGGTGCCTTg TTTAGAGTTGGAAAAGCGTAACTGGAAGACGATAGACTTCTACCGTAAATACCAAGATATTATAACTCCAGCAAGCCTGGCATTTTTCCAAACTGAGTGGGATCAGAGCTTGCAAGATTTTTACCATCATACTTTAA aaatgaaaTCTCCAAAGTTTGAGTACGATTTTCCACCGCCGTACGTTCGTCCTCAAGAGTGGTTCCCCATCAGACAACCATTCAATTTATACATGGATCGTTATCGGGATCCTAAAGATATAAACAAAGATTTCTTAATGAAGAAGTTACAGAAAACACATCCGTTTAAGGGACCTGAACGACCATTGAAGTATCCACGAGCTTATGCCTTCGACAGAGATATGCCATCGTGGTTGAAATTAGAATTGTCAAAAGAACAATTGAAACAAGGAAGAATTAATGATAttgaataa